Part of the Deltaproteobacteria bacterium RBG_16_64_85 genome is shown below.
CCGAAATGGGAAGCGGTGAAGGGGTTGGCGGTGGGAGCGGATGCGAGAATAGCCGTGCTCCAGGGACGGGTCGGCACCCTGAAAGGCAAGCCGGCGGCCGTCATCACGGCCGATCCGAAGGAATTATCCGGAATGACCCCTTACTGGGTGGTGCGGGGCAGGCGCCCCGTGTCGCCTGGGGAAGGTTTGGCGGGCATGCGGGCCGCGGCTGCCTTCGGGATCAAGGAGGGGTCGGAATGGACGATCCGATGGACCCGTCCCGGCCAGGAAAGCCGGATACGGATTACCGGGGTCTTCGAATCCGGCGACGAGGATGAGGACAGGATCTTTCTCCCCGTTCCTGCCTCCACGGAGGGCGCCGAAGCGCCAACCTCGAGGATGCCGCCGCCCTTGACCTCCTACGCCCTGCTGTCCGTACCGGGGGGAGAGAAGGGGATCGGACTCCTGGCCGAACGGTTGGATGCCACGCATGCGGGCGTCGCCGTGAAACCGTTGCGCCAGATCCTGCACGGCGAACAGAAGACCCTTGAAAAGATCAAGCTCCTGTCGGCGCTCGCGCTTCTTGCCGTCCTGTCGCTGTCGTCTCTCGGGGTTTCCGCCGCCGTCCTGGCCCGCGTGGCGGAGCGCCGGCAGGAGCTGGCCCTGTTCCAGGCGCTGGGGGCAAAAAGGCGATTGATCGTGCTCTTTCTTCTCTATGAAAGCGCGGTACTTGGGGCCGTAGGCGCCGCCGCCGGTTTCCTTCTGGGCACGTTCCTGGCTCAAGGGGTAACGCTCCGCATTTTCCAGGTCTCGGTCACGCCCCATTGGACATCTTTTCTGGCCGCATTGGCCGTCACCGTAGGCGTCGCCCTGCTGGCGGGCGGCGCGGGCGCGAGGCGCGCCCTGAAACTGGATCCTGCCATCGCACTCAGGGGGGAATGATGGAAGAAGCAGCCGTAACATTTACCGAAGTCAGCAAGGTTTATCCCGGCGAGGTGAAGGCCCTCGACCACATCAGCCTGCGGATCCCGCGGGGGGAATGGGTGGCCGTCATGGGACCGTCGGGCTCGGGGAAAACGACCTTCCTGAACCTTCTGGACGGTCTCGATAGACCAACGACCGGCCGGGTGAGGCTGCTGGGCACGGACATCGCCGGTCTCGCGCCGGCCGAAGCGGCGGTTTTCCGCCGGGAGAACATCGGACTGGTGTTCCAGCAGTTCTACCTCATCCCCTATCTCACCGTGCGGGAAAACGTGATGCTGGCCCAGTATTTCCACTCCATGGTGGATGAAGGACAGGCCCGCGAGATGCTGGAATCCGTGGGGATGGGGCATCGCGCCTCGCACCTCCCTTCTCAACTTTCGGGAGGGGAACAGCAGCGCGCGTGCATCGCCCGGGCGCTGGTGAACGACCCCGGGGTCATCCTGGCCGACGAGCCGACGGGAAACCTGGACGAGGCAAACGAAGAGAAGGTCTTCGAGATCTTCCACAAACTTCACAGGGGGGGCAAGACCATCATCGTCGTGACTCATGACCGCGTCCTGGGAAACCTTGCCCAGCGGAGGATCATGCTGAATCACGGGCGCATCGCCGAGGACACGTACAACGGAAACGGAACGGGGGAATGCCGGTAATTTTTATCCTCTCCATACACCATCTCTCCGTATTGACACTTGGGCCTGATGGCATTAAGATATAGGCCAGATGGCAAGGAGGTGCCGCCGTGTACGAAGCAGCGATCGTGAACATCCTCGGGGGAGAAAGGTTGATCGGGAAGCACGCGACGACCTTCGACGGGTTCCTCGTGGCCCTTAAAAAGGGTTTGCCCCTGAAGACACTTGATGCCTTGGCGGGGACCCTGGGGCTCAAGCAAAGCGAGGCGGTTTCGCTGCTGGACATCCCGCCGCGGACGCTGGCCCGCAGAAGGAAGGAGAAGAGGTTTACCGAAGAGGAATCCAACCGGCTGGCTAGGATCGCGCGGATCACGGCCCGGGCCACGGAAGCCATCGGCGACAGCGAAAAGGCCGCGCGCTGGCTGCTCGCGCCAAATCGGGCGCTGGGAGGCAAAGTCCCGCTGTCGGTGATCATGGCCGAGAACGGTCTCCCCGAAGTGGAGGCGATCCTTGGGCGAATCGAGCACGGGATCCATAGTTGATCGGCTGCTGGCGAATCTGCCGCGCGAGGTACGCCGGCGGGTCTTACAGCGGCCGGGGGGCAGCGGATTATGGAGGCCGGTGGAATCGCCCAGGCATCCCCGTCGTCTACACGTCGTCGTCTCTATCCCTTGCGACCCTCGAGTATCTGGTCAACATCGATGGTAAAGGCCTTCCGTCGGATCTCGTGGTCATTACCGCCCAAATTCCGGACGACATCGCGGTTTCCCGCGTGGAGGCGCGCGATCTGCCCGTCGATTGGCGTTCCTCGCCCTCGCCGGTCAAATTAAAGGAGATAGGGGAGGAATGGCTTCGAAAAGCGGAGACGGCGATTCTTTGTGTGCCGTCCGCTGTGATCCCGGAGGAGAAC
Proteins encoded:
- a CDS encoding GTPase, with the protein product MEEAAVTFTEVSKVYPGEVKALDHISLRIPRGEWVAVMGPSGSGKTTFLNLLDGLDRPTTGRVRLLGTDIAGLAPAEAAVFRRENIGLVFQQFYLIPYLTVRENVMLAQYFHSMVDEGQAREMLESVGMGHRASHLPSQLSGGEQQRACIARALVNDPGVILADEPTGNLDEANEEKVFEIFHKLHRGGKTIIVVTHDRVLGNLAQRRIMLNHGRIAEDTYNGNGTGECR